In the Mytilus trossulus isolate FHL-02 chromosome 1, PNRI_Mtr1.1.1.hap1, whole genome shotgun sequence genome, one interval contains:
- the LOC134680592 gene encoding uncharacterized protein LOC134680592 gives METRYSFLEYLIGNEVKIYFYYNVYTTTKPFTHESLLIDKKELRLSKKEKRLAKQSYVMEKKLNLTYSRPSYAAFYPKAGGVPRPTHHPPWNQPTPFNRPVASVKPMMTTPVPMKPKDGVSIIPQTKPGVTVHKIVTTTDITLPGTTTNTQSGVSASGGTLVNKIPAGQQVFVIKTPKGVYIRTKEGKIFAVRAKTPLLSGISTASTTSVTTVTIKNSTATVAPKVGTAQPIIVYPKTGSAVINRKPTSRQPRAIKPNQSKNKAEVKIKMNLNSEIKSELNKSGPSSMMDLNIMKSSGPEIEPSVNIPTEMDMDPRSASVSAIGSLLSLDNEKDTLTKSGSEPNIAGLDHADGIEMLARSSSQLGMDSLPGSNNLVVKSLPQSNSQTGLESQTESTTENILNSVVGIERQNSSSSQMSSADEGQVHFDNNDSQFGSDMGTFDQSDNSNSNSQIFEFDNRQNDRQQGFLESLFDMSEITPYQPSRQDTNQSMSRVNSSASLSSNMGHIDLREDTDKYQEEGSENSFMSRYPRIAPNTRNNYPQHNNPMPHMFNPMPGFNQGSPQMGYNPMYTPYPVLFPQNSHQSQPTSTNNGAVTNTTQSDYMSPIQSMSQMGSSGMMGFPFSPYSFPMPAPYMMGQMPNPYMAMGMPPQYGHQGGMMPPPNSANVGQQQQQTQDKTT, from the exons ATGGAAACAAGATATTCCTTCCTAGAGTATTTGATTGGGAATGAAGTGAAGATATATTTTTACTACAATGTTTATACAACTACT AAACCATTTACCCATGAATCACTGCTGATAGACAAGAAAGAACTGAGATTAAGTAAGAAGGAGAAGAGACTAGCCAAACAGAGTTATGTAATGGAGAAAAAGCTGAACCTAACTTACTCCAGACCGTCCTATGCTGCATTCTATCCTAAGGCAGGAGGAGTTCCCAGACCTACACATCACCCACCATG GAATCAGCCAACACCTTTCAATCGTCCAGTAGCTAGTGTAAAACCAATGATGACTACACCTGTTCCTATGAAACCTAAAGATGGCGTCTCCATCATACCTCAAACAAAACCTGGTGTTACTGTCCACAAAATAGTAACTACAACAGACATTACGTTGCCAGGGACAACTACCAACACCCAATCAGGTGTATCAGCCAGCGGTGGTACTCTGGTAAACAAGATACCAGCAGGACAACAAGTCTTTGTTATCAAGACACCAAAAGGAGTTTATATACGAACAAAGGAAGGAAAGATATTTGCTGTCAGAGCAAAGACGCCGCTACTTAGTGGTATATCTACAGCATCAACCACGTCTGTTACTACGGTTACTATCAAAAACTCAACGGCCACAG TGGCACCAAAGGTTGGAACAGCACAGCCAATTATAGTCTACCCCAAGACTGGTTCTGCTGTTATCAACAGGAAACCAACTTCACGACAACCAAGGGCTATAAAACCAAATCAATCAAAAAATAAAGCTGAagtgaaaattaaaatgaatttaaattctgaaataaaatctGAATTGAACAAAAGTGGACCAAGTAGTATGATGGATCTGAACATAATGAAAAGCTCTGGGCCAGAAATAGAGCCATCTGTGAATATTCCTACCGAGATGGATATGGATCCTAGATCTGCTAGTGTTAGTGCTATTGGCAGTTTGCTGTCATTAGACAATGAAAAGGACACTTTGACTAAATCTGGCAGTGAGCCAAATATTGCTGGATTAGATCATGCAGATGGTATAGAAATGCTAGCCAGGTCAAGTAGTCAATTGGGTATGGACAGCTTACCAGGGTCTAATAACTTGGTTGTTAAGAGCCTGCCGCAATCAAACAGTCAAACGGGACTGGAAAGCCAAACAGAATCAACTactgaaaacattttaaacagtgTGGTAGGTATAGAAAGACAGAATAGTTCCAGTAGTCAGATGAGTTCTGCTGATGAAGGACAGGTTCACTTTGACAATAATGACAGTCAGTTTGGCTCAGATATGGGAACATTTGATCAGTCAGACAATAGCAATAGTAACAGTCAAATCTTTGAGTTTGATAACCGACAAAATGATCGTCAACAAGGATTCTTGGAATCACTGTTTGACATGTCAGAGATTACTCCCTATCAGCCATCAAGACAGGACACAAATCAATCCATGAGTAGAGTCAACTCATCAGCATCTTTATCATCAAACATGGGTCATATAGACTTACGAGAAGACACAGACAAATATCAGGAGGAGGGTAGTGAGAACTCGTTCATGTCAAGGTATCCACGGATCGCTCCTAACACAAGAAACAATTATCCGCAACACAATAATCCTATGCCTCATATGTTTAATCCAATGCCTGGATTTAACCAAGGTTCACCGCAGATGGGATACAATCCTATGTACACGCCATATCCAGTATTATTCCCCCAGAATTCCCATCAATCACAGCCGACCTCAACTAACAATGGAGCTGTAACCAACACAACACAGAGTGATTACATGTCTCCTATACAAAGTATGTCCCAGATGGGATCCAGTGGGATGATGGGATTTCCCTTCAGCCCCTATTCCTTCCCAATGCCAGCACCTTACATGATGGGACAAATGCCTAATCCGTACATGGCAATGGGTATGCCACCCCAGTATGGACATCAAGGTGGCATGATGCCACCACCTAATAGTGCTAATGTGggtcaacaacaacaacaaacccAGGACAAAACCACTTGA